Within Oribacterium sp. oral taxon 102, the genomic segment ACGCGGGTATTCTCTATGGAAAGCAGACCGGATCTTCCGACCAGAGCCCCGGCAGAGAGGCTTTTGCTCGTGCGGATCGAGATGCGGTCTGCGTGCAATGCAGAATCCGTGATCTCCACTGTTCCCTCGCTGTACCCCACGAAGCCGCCGCAGTAGTTATCCGCTGCGAGCGTAAGCGCGCTTCCTCCGTTGTCAATGCTGACCTTTCGGATCGTAAGGCAGCTCCCTGCCTTTACCGTCGCAGCAAGCGCCGCAGCATTCGTCGTGCTGCCGACCGTTATATTCTGAATACGAAGATCGGAAAGCACAAAGTCCCTCTGTATACTGGCAAAAAGAGCGGTATTGCTGCCGGTATGACTGTATGCTGCAATCTCCAATCCGTAAATCGTATGTCCCTTCCCGTCATAGCGCGCGAGTCTTCCGTCGATCTCGAGCGGACAGAAAGCGCCCTTTTCCGTCACCGTAGTCCAGCTGTTCCAATGGATGCTGGAGGATTCCTTTTGCTGCTCCATCTCCTGCACATAGGGATCATACTTATTGTTCAGTCTCACCCTTTCCCCGGGACTTTTGTACCAATTCGGATCGCTCCAGATAATGTCGCAGTCCTGCTCCGCCTCCACTACCGTAAATTTAGCGAGATCCTCCGGCGGAATCCGGTTCAAAGAGGAGCCGCGTTCGTTCAGATTCTCCAGATGGCGGGAATTGCTGATAATTGCCTTGTAATGGTTCGGACTGCCGTCCTCCAGCTTTTCCACCCGTTCAAACAGACTGTTATACCTTTCCTCCGGGCTGTACGCAAGCTCCGTTACCTTGTCATTTTCACTCCCCTTTGCTACGGAAATGAAAATATTTTCTCCGGGATAGAATTTGCCGCCGGTCACTCCATGGAAATCTCCCGCTCTCCGCGAAAGATTATCCAGAGAAATACGGAAGCGGTTCGGATCGTCCGCATCCTGCACCATGCTTGTATCCAGCTGCGAAGCCCATCCCACCCTTTCTCCCTTCTCATCCATCAACCAGCATTTTTTATACTGCGGATTCTTATCGATGTAGAGGTAATAGGTTCTTCCGCTCTGCTCTCCCCGGATCCGAATCGAGAATGCGCTTTCCCGATCCTCGGCATTGTAATGCAGCATCAGCCGGTTCCCATTCTCGATCCGAAGCTGCTCCTCCCAATCCCCGTAAAAGGCAATTCTCGTCACCGCATCGGGTCTTAGGCTCTCGAGCCCTTCTAAATCTCCGCTCCCCCGCTCTTCCCTCGGAAGCTTCGTTCGGTTCCGAAGCGGATAATCCGTCCCGTTCTCATAGCGTCTGGTAAAACTGCTCAGGCTCTCCCCGGACTTTCCCCGAAGCTCCTGGAAGCCCGTCTTCCCGAACGCGCTCTGCGGAAGGGCTATGCCGCCGCCGACATAGCCGGCTTGATCGGTATAGCTGATCCCCGTGAGACAGAGGTTGTTCCGGGAAGCGCCGGACAGCGCGCTGTCCGCCCTGCCGAGGAATGCCCCGCGGAGCGCGGAGCCTGTCCCGAATATCCGTCCGATCACATAATTATCCCTTAGACGAAGCCCTGCCGAAAGCCCCAGACGTCCGACCGCACCGCCGCTGCTGCTCTCACCTGTGCTCCCGCTGCTCTTCACGGAGCCCGCGGAAAAGCAGTCCGTCAGCTCCATACAGGCATCGCCGTCCGCCGTGCCGAGCAGTCCGCCGCTGCTGCGCCGCCCATAGACATTGTAGCCGCCCCTCTTCTCCACATAGATCTCCGAGGCGGAAAGCGCGGCAAGCTTCGGATTCCCTGCCTCTATGCTGCCGGAAAGCCCTACCGCTGCACTGTCCTGAAAGACATGCTCTCCGGTGTGCCCGCCGCTGTAACAGCGCAGCAGCGCGGAGGCATTGTCCTTTTTCTGATTTGCAGAGACATGCAGCGCCCCGGCAAGCCCGCCGGCACTGCCGCCGTTCCGTGCATCGACATAGACGGATGCCGCTCCATCCTCGATCCGGATACGCACGCCGCTGCTGCCGTTCCTTCCCCCGACGAGAGATCCGACCAGCCCGCCGGCACTGTCCTCCCCGCCGCGTCCCAGCGTAAGAACAATCGCCTGCTCTCCATAGGCGAGACAGCGCTGAAAATGCAGATCCGTCCCCCGGGACACGCCGAGGAAGCCCCCGGCACAGCCGGAAACACCCGCTGCACCGATGCCGTCGTCCGTTTCCGGCTCCGCGGAGCCTGTCCCTCCCAGTGAAACAACCAGCATTCTGCCCGTCTCAGCGTTTGCCGCCGCGCTTCTCGCCTCGTCGCTCCGGACAATGCAGTCCTCGAAGCGCAGACTGCTGTTAGAGCTCGAATAGGTATAGCCAACCATTCCGCCGGCATGTCCCTCCGCAAAAATCCTAGGATTTTCCACCAGCACATGGGAGAGCAGAAGCTGATTGCTGCTCTGATTAAGCCCTGCCAGCGCTCCGGCATGCCGCCCCCGCGCTTCCACATCAAGGAGCGCCAGATTACAGATCTCCAGCTTCGGCTGTGTGTCTCCCAGATAGCGGAAGAGCCCCATTGCCTCTGATTCCTCTGTCGGAAGTGCCGCCGCATCACCCGCCCCCTCCAGGGCTGCCGATTGCAGCCTGAGGTCGGAGATCGTGTGGCCGTTGCCGCTGTAGCAGTGCAGGCTCTCATTCCGGATGCCGAAAAAAGCGCCCGCTGCAGAGAGTGCCTTCCCGTCCCCCGCAGCATAGATCCTGAGTACTGTGCTCGCCGTCAGACCGCGCCGGTTCCTGATCTCGTCAAAGAACCCCGCCCTCCCGTCCTTTGAGACAGCATAGAGTGCCTCGATCTGCTCTGCCCATGTTTTCTTCCCGTCCGGAAGCTCCGATACCCTGCCGTCCAGATTCTGCAAATGCCGGAGGCTCGCAATATAGGCGATTCTCTCCTCCTCCGGTCTGTCCTTCCGCTCATAGAGGGCAGTTCTGTCAACCCGCTCCGAGCAGGCAAAAAGGCTGTTCGTCTCATCCTTATGCATATATTTCCGCGTTCCGAAGAAGCGGCGCAGGTGCGCCGCACTCTCTGCCCCCGTTCCGCTGTCCGGGGCTTCACCGGCCAGCGCCTGATAGAGCGCCGCCCTTTCGAGCTCGTTCAGCTCTCTCTCATAGCGCTGTTCCCCCGCTTCCTTCTCTCCCGCATAGGCATAGCCGACGAGATCGCTGCCCGGTTCAATAGAGGAAATGTCCGCAAAATGCCCATCCCCTGTCGTGATATCGTCGAGGAAGACACTGAGCTTCAGGTATCTCTGCTTCTGCTCCCCCTCCCCTGTGATGAGGACCTCCGCTCTACTCCGCGGCGCCGCCTTTCCGCTCTGCGCATGCACGGTGCTCTCGGGCTTTCCGCTCCCAAGCGCCTTTACCTCAATCGGATACCGCTCCTTCTCTGCCTCCTTCGTCCTATCAGACAGCACCAGCGTCAGCTTCTCCTCCTCTGTATCCTCCGAAATCGGTTGGAGAATGAGGGCGGTAAGGATCGCCGCGTTGTCGAAATAGAGAAGCGTATCCGTGCTCTCCCCATCGATCGCTTCCCAGTCCCCGACATGATGACGCAGGAAATAGGGGAGCGTCCCGCTCCCTGCGGCGCTTCCCGTCTCCGTATCCAGCAGCTCTGAGATCGTCCTGTAGCTGTATTTCGCACTGTAGCGCGTGCGGAGCCACGAATCATAGGGATAGGCGAGCCGATCCTCGTTGCCGCTTCTTCCGCTCCCCTGCGCTGTGCCCGAGCCTGCAATCCGTATGTCTCCTCTCGACAGCTCCTCGATGCCGCTCTGTCCCGGCGCTACCGGCGTTCCTCCCCTCGTATTCCCGAGGATGCCGTACGCCCTGTCAAACCGGAGGTCGCCGACCTGCGCGGCAAGGCTCCCGACATAGTTCCCGTCTCCCTCCCTCCTGCTTATGCTGATGCCCGCCGCGTAGGCATTCGTGACCGTCCCTCCCTGCGCAGGGTCTATATAGCCCAGCAGGCCGCCCGCATAACGCCCGCCATACAGTGAGCCTGTCGCATACACAATATGTAAGCGAAACGGAGCGACATCCCGCACCGCACCGAGCAGCCCGCCCGCAGCGCCGGAAAATCCGCCGCCCGTCTCGGAAGGGGCAATCACATTTACGCGCCCCTGCGCCTTCTCCGGCTCCGTACTTTCCCCCGGCAGCGTATCCCGATACGTCCCGTTCAGGCTGTGCCCTGCCGTATAGCTCCGCTCTATCGTGAGACTGCCGCCCGCAGCTGCACCGAGCAGTCCGCCCGCAGCGCCTCTCTCCGATCGGACATATACGCTCGCACTGCTGTTCTCGATACGCAGCGCGCCGCGGCTCTCCCCGAGCAGCCCGCCCGCCTGCCCGTCTGCCGCAGCGATCTCCCGCTGCTCCAGTGCTTCGAGCGTTTCCTTCCGCTTCCGCCTCGACGCCTCGTCAGTCCCGTCCGGAAGGGTCCCGCCATAGTCCGAGAGATCATAGCTCTTCACGAGCACTGAATCAACGGACAGGCTTGCCCCTGTCTCCACGACCCCCGCAAGTGCTCCGGCGTCCGCGATATCCGCCGCCTTTACGGAGAAATTCTCGAGAAGCAGGCGGGAAATCTCGCAGTCGCTTCGAACTACGCCGAAGAGACCAGCATGCTTCTCCGCGCCCCGGCTCGTGCCCATGTCGATATTTACATCCGAAATCTTATAGAAGCGTCGCTCATAGCTTTTCTCTCCGCCGTCTCCCGAGCTGTTCCCGCTCTCTCCCGCTCCCCCGGAGAAGTCTGCGTCATAGCGAAGCCGATAGGATAGATTCAGCGGCAGGAAGCACCCCGGCTGCATATTGCCCCGCCTGCCGGCAGCAGTGTCGATGCCGAAAAGCTCTGCGTCCTCCGGCGCACTGCTGTCCCACTCCCGCCGGATCGCCGCATTTTCCGAGAGAAAGCGCGAGAAAGAGAGATCCGCCGTCTGTTGTACCGCTACGCAGGAGACGCCTCCCTCTTTTTTCATAAAATATGCCGGCAGGCTCTCCGGCGCGAAGCCGGAGATCGTCCCGTCCAGATTCTCGAGGTGGCGGATGTCGGAGACGGTAATGTCCCGCAGCGCCTCCGTTCCGTCCGCCGTCCGCGATATCCGCCGCGCACCGAAGAGGCTGTTTACCGTGAGGGTCTGACTCCGCGGCAGATTGCTGAGCTTCCCGGATGCGCTCACCTCCGTATAGAGCTCGATATCCTCCCCGGGAATCAGCGGCGCACTGCTCTCAATGCCGGGCACGCCGCCGCGGAACAGACTTGCAAAATGAAGGTCTGTCCCGCTTCCTGTGCTGATATCATCCAGTACCACGAGATATCGGTTGTCAAGCGCCGCCTTGAATACGTTCCGCGCTCTCCGCCCGCCGTCTGCCGTAAGCTCGAGGATCTGCTCCGCGCCGCTCTGTACGCCCCGGATGTGAAGCTTCGTCACCGCCGTCCTGCTCTCTCCCGCAGCAGGCGCATTGCTGTCCTCCACGACCGCGTAGAGCTTCGCGCCGTTTACGAGCCGCAGTCCCGCCGTTCGGAGAAGCTGCCGCTCGACGCCGTCCGCGCTGCCGCCGTAGTAGCCGAGCATCGCGCTGCCGTTTCCCCCGGGAAACGCCCTCCGCATTTTCCGTGCAGCATCGGAGGCGGGGCTGGCTTTCGCACTTTCCAGCTCCTGCGAAAGTGTGCCGGTGCCGCTAAGATCCTGTCCTCCCGTGAAAGCATAGCCGAGCCGCGGCGCGCGGAGCAGGCTGTCTGCGTAGAAAACATCCGTCACTGTCGCCGTCGGGAGGCTGTAGCGGATCAGATAGGAGCCGCCTGTCCGGACATAGTCGTCGATCGCGCCGAAGGGAAGCAGCAGCCCGAGGATATCCTCCGCGTTTCCGCTCGTCTCCTCCGTGCTCACAATCACCGTATATGTCCCGTCCGCTCCGGCATAGCCGAGCCGCGCACTGCCTGCATTTTCCCGGAGCCTGTCGAGGCTGCCGTCCAGCTCGGACAGTGTCAGGTGGTTCTGCGCCGCGAGGAAAAGCTCCTTCGCGCTCCGTTCCAGCTCCATGAATTTCAGCTCTTTCCGGTACTGCACCACCGCGGTGAAGGAGAGTCCGGCCAGAATCGACAGCAGCGCGGCCGCCGCCAGCAGCTCCACCAGTGTGAACGCCAGTGCGCTTTTCAGCTTCTTCTCTATCCTGCTCACCTGTTTTCTCCCTCTCTCCCAAGCGGGGTATCTCAGCCTTCCGTCAAAAAAGCACTCCGGTTCACCGGACTGATCTTCACATCCCGAAGCTCCGAGAGCGGCTCTCCATTCCCGTCATTCCGCCGGTAAACCGTGATCTGTCCGATCGTGAAGCAATTCGCAGACCGCTCGTAGGATACCCCCTCCGTGCCGCTCCCGAGCACCGCATAAAGCTCCTCCGTCCGGGCGCTCTGTCCTACAAGCAGCAGCTCCCGTTCCCCGAGAATACGGTTTCCCTCCGTCCCTGCCATTCCCAAAGGCGGCGCGGCAGCCGAATAGCGGAGCGCTATCCCCTTCTGCCCCGGCGCATTTTCGAAACGGCGCTCTCCGCCGTCACTCCCGCTCCGATACCCCAGCAGCACGCCGTCAGAATCGACTCTCACGTCCTCCGCATAGCGGAGCTCATCCTTCATCCATTCCACCGTCATCGAGAGCAGCAGCTCGCTGTTCGCCTGCAGGCTGATGCGCTCCAGCGAACGCTGTACAACCGCTGCACCGCCCGCCACCGCAGCCGACATCATCGACACGAGGAGCACCGTCGCGAGCAGCTCCGTCAGCGTGAAACCATGCGTATCGCTACAGCGCTTCTGTATTTTCCGAAAGCTCTCTCTCACCGAAGCCTCCCTCCTGCCCCTACCTGTACGTCTTTACCGTCGGAACGGGGATTCCGTCTCCCGCTGTCTGATTCGTATCGACCGTCACACTCCGCTCGAACTGCGCGGGACTGCCCTTCTCCGAAATGACAGGGCGCAGGCTCCCGTCGCTGTCCCGCCTGCTCACGCGGATCGTGTAGCTTTCCTTCCTCCCGCTGCCCTGCTCCAGCGTCTGCGCGCTGTTATAATATGCCGCGAGCTGCCGCCGGCTCCTCGTCAGCATCCGCTGCGCCGCCAAGACAGCGGTCACGAAGAGCAGCGCCCCCAGTGCGACGACCAACGTCGAAAGGAGCGCCTCTGCGATGCTCTCTCCGCTCTGCTCCTGCAGTTTCCTCCTCATAGCCTAGTCTGCCCTTCCTTTCCGGATCCTTCCCACGCCCCAGAGAAGGGATGTCAGCTTTTCCTCCACCGTCGTGGTCGTCGTGACGCGTACACCGGTTCCGTCCTCCTTCATTCCGCTCAGGTCATCCTCCGTGCGTTCGCTGACAATCCGTCTCTCCACGCGCTTCTCCGCGGGAATGGAGAGCTGCATGGTATAAGCATTCCTGCTTTTCACGAGCCCGCCGCCCGCATCCGGCTCCGTATTGCAGAGCTCCGTGACGGTAATGCCGCCGTCCCGCTCGAAGCGAAGCTTCGCCGCAGAAGAGAGCGCGGCATCCGCCGTGCCCGCGGCGCTCTCCCGAAGCAGGAGCAGAAGCTCCGTTTCCCCGCTGCGAAGACGCGCTGTCCCAAGCTCCGCTGCCCAGAGCCGTTCCGCCGCATCCTCCGAAAGATCCGGAAGATCCGTAAGCTCCGGCACTGCCTCATAGACAAGCGCTTCCTCCGCCTGTCCTCGCTGCACCATGCCGAGCTCCTTCCGATAGAGTGTGAGCGCCGCGTCCCCGAGGAAGCCCTCCTGCAGGCTCTCTGCGGTACTTCCTATGACGCGTTCCGGCGCGGTATAACTGTAGTGCAGTATGCTCTCCTCTGTCTCCGCTGTCTCCCCGGATGCATTCTGCCGGACGGCAGTGCGGATTGTCCGCACGGTGGTTCGCGTCTCCCGAAACAGAAGCTCCGTCTCCGAGAAGCATTCATTCAGATAGCGTGCGGCACTCCGCACGCTGTAGCAGCTCTGGTCGCTCGTCGAGATGCGCCGGATACGTCCTGCCGCAGTGCTCGCCGCCGTCAGTATCACAGAGGCACAGACCGCGCAAAGCACGAAAAACAGCAGCGCGATCGAGAGCGATGCTCCTGCCTCCGATATGCACTTTTCCCCGATTCGGGACAGCCCCCGCCGTATCTTCCTCATTTACCTGCTCTCCGCCGCATAGCTTTCCGCATAAGGATTCCTGCCCGTGCCGTTCTGCCCGTAGAGTACGCCGCTCGCCCAGGACTCCGCTGCGGTTTCCAGATCCGACCTCACGATCCCGGAGACGTCCGCGTTCGCGAGTCCGCCGCGCTTACCCGGCGCCGTGCCCTCCGCATAGGCAAGCCCCTCCTCCGTATCCGCGTCATAGAGCGTCTCATAGAAAATGACGTTCAGGCTGCATCGCACCGCCGCATTTTCCAAAGAGAGCTCTCCCTCCGGAAGCGAAGTATCGTAGCGCCGCCCGCGATCCGCGGAGAGCTCCACATTCTGTATCAGACAGCGATATCCCAGATCGTGAATCTGCTGCAGTATCTGCCGCGCGAGCCGATAATCCGCCGCCGTGAAGCTGATTCCGATCTCCCTTCGCACGACATCCTCGGTCGCCACCGGCTGCCGGAAGCTGAACTGAAAGCTCTCCGCCGCCTGAATGATCTCATTCAGCGCGTTTGCCTCCGCATTGAAATTGTTGTAGGTCGAAACATAGCCGCTGCCGCCGTCCCTGTTCGCAGCCATCTCCGCCCGCATCGCACGGATACGCTCCGCCCGGCTCTCCTCCGTCCCGATCTGCTGCTCCAGCTCCGTCGTATCTGCGGCGGCGATCCGCCTCTCCACCGGCTTTTTCACAAACTGATTGTAAAAAAGACAGAGCAGCACGACTGCCAGAAGCAGCATCAGCAGCTTTTCTCTCTTCGTAAAGGCTCTGCTCAGCATCTTACCTCCTGCTTATCTCGGATTATAGCCATTGTTCAGACTCGTGATCTCCGTGCTCTCCTCCGACGGGGTCTGTACATTCGCAGATTTCGTCGGGATCGGCGTCTGCGTCGGCTTCAGTGCAGCCTCTGCCGTGCGCTCTCCGCCGCGCTGTCCCTCCGGGGAGGCTGCCGCTGTCTCCGGTACGCGTACAGCCTGGTGCATAGCGGTGCTGTCCGTACCCGCCGTACTGCCTGCATTGTCCGCATGACGCTCCGCCTCCGACGGCACAGCAGCTGCGCGGCTCTCCCGCAGCACCGGCACATAGGCATTCTCTCCGTTCGCCCGCAGCGCCGCATCCAGTACGGCGTCATAGGAGGGCGTCCCCGCCGCCACCGCGTTCCTCACCTCCTCCTCTGTCCGGAAGCAGACGGTGATCTCCGCGGTGACATAACTGCCTCTGTCCTGCCGCACGCTCTCTGTCCCGAAGCGATCCTGCTCCACCGTTGCGGCGGTAGAGGCGGTCACATAGCTCACATACTCTGATTCCTCCAGACGTCCGAGGATCTCCGGCAGGCGCTCCCCGTCCGAGAGCCGCATCGTAATGCTAACGACATTGTCCGTAATGGAGATGCGCTGCACATCACCGCCACCGCCGATACGGGCGTCGATAACGTTCAGCATCGTGATGCGATCCTGCCGTGCTCTCTCCGTCTCGTTCAGGTAGCCGTTGCCGTAGTGGCTGTATTCCGCACGAACCTGCGCATAAACGCTGTTATCCTCCTGCAGCCTCTCCAGCTCCTGCTCTTTCGCATGGTACACTGCCTCCGCCTGATCCGCTCTCCGGAGCGGCTCTGCCACGAAATGCCGGCTGAAGAAGAAGAGGAAGCCCATAAAAAGCACGAAGACCAGAAGCGTGAACAGTGTCTCTCCCGTATGCCGGTTCTGATACAGAAGATTGATGCCCCGCTTCATCGGATATTTCTCTCTGCGCCTGATTCTTCTTTTATAACCCTTTGCTGCTGCCAAGTCCTCTTACCCCTCTTCCACCGGTATTTCCGCCGGGATGTCCCCGCTGTGATCCAACGGAAGGGTCACGCCATATGCCTGTGGCCCCTCCGCTGCCGCCCGCCGATACGGCTCCGGAACAGTTCCCATGAGCTCGGTCAGGAGACGCACCGGCAGGCTGATCTGCTCTGTCAGGGCGTGCAGCATCGGTTCGGCATTGACGCCTCCGCCGCAGCAGTAGAGCGCGTCGATCGTATTTTTCGGATTATTAAAGCTGTAGAAGTTCAGCACACGCATAAGCTGCACCGCATCTGCTTCGTACAGCTGCCGGAGCTCGTCCGAGCCGAGTATCCCGTCCTGATCCGCCTCGATGCGGAGCCGTACGATGTGGCTGTCCGAGCCGCTCCGCTCCGAGACCCTCTCCACTACATTCCGCCCGCCGGTTTCCAGCGTGCGGGTCGTCTCATACCAGCCCTCGCTGAAAAAGTGAATCCGCAGCGCCTGCTCTCCCATATCCAGCACCGCATAGTCCTGATCCATCGAAACGGCATTCGCTTCATTATAATGGCGGAGCAGCCGCTGATAGGCGAGCGGTTCCGGAATCAGTCCCAGCAGATTCAGCTTCGCGAACCTCTGCAGCTCCC encodes:
- the pilM gene encoding pilus assembly protein PilM, yielding MKPSQCLGIDIGNYRVKICYVNRGTVQDFFLEPLPENIVQNGVIQAWAALGEFLREILKKHGIRCRNAVFSVPLSVCYLRKLELPLMTVDQLRTNLPYEFHDYIAEEAGEYYYDYSVLQRTERTLVIQAAAMSKQLIDRYRELQRFAKLNLLGLIPEPLAYQRLLRHYNEANAVSMDQDYAVLDMGEQALRIHFFSEGWYETTRTLETGGRNVVERVSERSGSDSHIVRLRIEADQDGILGSDELRQLYEADAVQLMRVLNFYSFNNPKNTIDALYCCGGGVNAEPMLHALTEQISLPVRLLTELMGTVPEPYRRAAAEGPQAYGVTLPLDHSGDIPAEIPVEEG
- a CDS encoding prepilin-type N-terminal cleavage/methylation domain-containing protein, with the protein product MRESFRKIQKRCSDTHGFTLTELLATVLLVSMMSAAVAGGAAVVQRSLERISLQANSELLLSMTVEWMKDELRYAEDVRVDSDGVLLGYRSGSDGGERRFENAPGQKGIALRYSAAAPPLGMAGTEGNRILGERELLLVGQSARTEELYAVLGSGTEGVSYERSANCFTIGQITVYRRNDGNGEPLSELRDVKISPVNRSAFLTEG